The window CGTGCTGAACCGGCACTGGCTTGCTATCGATGCCGTCACCCCCATCGAAGCCTTCGGCCACCTGGCCTCCGGCACCGCGCGGGCGCTGCAAATCGAGGGTGACTCGATGCAGCCCTTTGACTGGGCGGACTGGCGGGAGCTGCCGGTGCATGAGGGCGTGCCTGTCATCGGCACGCCTCGCGGCCCGGTGCGGATTCCCACGGTCATCGTGCTGACCCGCTTCGATCGCGTGCCTTTGCACCGCCCGAAGTTCGGCTTCCGGGCTCTCTGGGAGCGGGACGGCGGGCGGTGCCAGTATACCGGTCGCAAGCTGACCCCGGCGGAAGCGAACATCGATCACATCCTGCCGCGATCCCGGGGCGGGCGTGACGAATGGGGCAACTGCGTGCTCTCCGACCGCGCGATCAATAGCCGGAAGGGAGCGAAGACCCCCGCGGAAGCGGGCCTCCGCTTGCTCTCCCAGCCCCGCGCGCCGCGAGCCATGCCGGTCACGCTGCGGATCCGCAACATCTGGAACATCCCCGACTGGGATCACTTCCTCCATCACTGAACCCCGGGGTGAGGGGACGAGACGTTTCCTCACCCCATTTCCCCTGACACCACCATGGACGTCGCCACCCTCATCCTCGCCTTCCTGGCCCTCGCCTTCGCGGCGCGGTTTGCCTGGCTCGAACTGCGCGGAAACTGAAGCCGCGTGCTCCAACACACCAACCCCTTTTCAAATTATGAAGACTACTCTTACCACCGTTTGCCCCGTCCTTGAAACCGAACGCTTGCGACTCCGCGCTCCGCACCGCGGAGACATCGAAGCGATCATTCGCCACGCCGGCGACCCGCGGGTTGCCCTGAAGACCACTCGCATGCCGCATCCGTATCGCCTCAGCGATGCGACCGGCTGGCTCGATGAGAT is drawn from Luteolibacter sp. Y139 and contains these coding sequences:
- a CDS encoding HNH endonuclease, translated to MTFPDLQRTTVLVLNRHWLAIDAVTPIEAFGHLASGTARALQIEGDSMQPFDWADWRELPVHEGVPVIGTPRGPVRIPTVIVLTRFDRVPLHRPKFGFRALWERDGGRCQYTGRKLTPAEANIDHILPRSRGGRDEWGNCVLSDRAINSRKGAKTPAEAGLRLLSQPRAPRAMPVTLRIRNIWNIPDWDHFLHH